From Juglans regia cultivar Chandler chromosome 6, Walnut 2.0, whole genome shotgun sequence, the proteins below share one genomic window:
- the LOC108997787 gene encoding intracellular ribonuclease LX-like translates to MEVKITFLLAASFLLLTSPDFTATVLGEEFSYYKLALQWPNSVCNVGVPCSKKPDEIKTDYQRFLIHGLWPFWPNNSALAPCPGNELTSSQVKGIKDSLKKYWPNLLRPDDFSFWKYEWATHGRCLGLEPSVYFKDAIELRTRFNDYSGLDEQGCRPSPNPHKRITIYN, encoded by the exons ATGGAAGTGAAAATCACATTTTTGCTTGCTGCTTCGTTCTTATTACTCACTAGTCCTGATTTTACAGCTACAGTTTTGGGAG AGGAATTCTCATATTACAAGTTGGCACTCCAATGGCCAAATTCTGTATGCAATGTCGGTGTTCCTTGTTCAAAGAAACCCGATGAGATTAAAACGGACTATCAAAGATTTTTAATACACGGACTGTGGCCTTTCTGGCCAAATAATTCTGCGCTAGCTCCTTGTCCGGGAAATGAATTGACAAGTAGCCAG GTGAAAGGTATAAAAGATTCGCTAAAAAAGTATTGGCCAAACCTTCTTCGCCCAGATGACTTTAGCTTCTGGAAGTACGAGTGGGCGACACATGGTAGATGCCTTGGTCTAGAGCCATCCGTGTACTTCAAGGATGCAATTGAACTTAGAACACGCTTTAACGATTATAGTGGTTTAGATGAACAAG GTTGTCGACCGAGCCCCAATCCACACAAGCGGATAACTATCTACAATTGA
- the LOC118348708 gene encoding F-box protein CPR1-like isoform X1 — translation MLSRHLPEDMVTEILSTLPVKSLMRFKSVSKAWYALIRNPHFITKHHTSAISDHNRNHCRRVILERYRAIDTPRFSMHSNDTLEFSGDIHLIPQLFSEDITPVLFIGSCNGIVCAVGISAERFHFGPDPDRAWEIGLWNPATRESKRLPFVPRPPDFVPFPPDFRVPSYDFGFGIDLNTNDFKVVKITCFYSPRHYQVELYNLTTDSWRVIDASLNSADFIKTSNFPSYLNGFCYWLNFPRRCDRELNLLLSFDMSNEMFREIMLPDAVGSPADIAIINDSVAVIFPTYSNSSRNDVGISMEYEIWVMNESIVECSWTKLFTIAVPSRPLQFRDDGLIVLNGGHCVSDKCLVLFDPRTGELKNLPIYDEGSETFVLVSYRESLVLVNGWRNVLEQQYT, via the coding sequence ATGTTGAGCCGCCATCTCCCAGAGGACATGGTGACTGAAATTTTGTCGACGCTGCCGGTAAAATCGTTGATGCGATTTAAATCTGTGAGTAAAGCCTGGTATGCTCTCATCAGAAAccctcatttcatcacaaagcACCACACTTCCGCCATTTCTGATCACAATCGCAATCACTGCCGTCGAGTCATCCTTGAGCGTTACCGAGCAATAGATACCCCACGTTTCTCCATGCACTCTAACGACACCCTGGAGTTTTCCGGCGACATACATCTCATCCCACAATTGTTCTCAGAAGATATTACCCCAGTACTTTTCATCGGTTCCTGTAATGGAATAGtttgtgctgttggtatttctGCAGAGCGTTTTCATTTTGGTCCTGATCCAGACCGGGCTTGGGAGATAGGGCTTTGGAATCCTGCAACCAGAGAATCTAAGAGGCTTCCGTTTGTCCCTCGCCCGCCTGATTTTGTCCCTTTCCCCCCTGATTTTCGCGTCCCGAGTTACGATTTTGGCTTTGGTATTGATCTCAACACCAATGACTTCAAGGTGGTTAAAATCACGTGCTTCTATTCTCCGCGGCATTACCAAGTTGAGTTATACAACCTTACTACTGATTCTTGGAGAGTGATTGATGCATCCCTCAACTCAGccgattttattaaaacatctaATTTTCCTTCATACTTAAATGGATTCTGTTATTGGTTGAATTTTCCTCGGCGTTGCGACAGGGAGCTTAATTTATTGCTTTCCTTTGATATGAGCAATGAGATGTTCCGGGAAATAATGTTGCCTGATGCTGTAGGATCTCCTGCTGACATTGCCATTATCAATGACTCTGTAGCTGTGATTTTTCCTACATATAGTAATAGTAGTAGGAATGACGTTGGAATATCAATGGAGTATGAAATATGGGTGATGAACGAGTCTATTGTGGAATGTTCTTGGACTAAACTATTTACGATTGCAGTACCCAGCCGTCCTTTACAATTTCGGGACGATGGTTTGATTGTGCTTAACGGCGGCCATTGTGTTTCAGATAAATGTTTGGTATTGTTTGATCCAAGAACAGGAGAACTAAAGAATCTTCCAATATATGACGAAGGCTCGGAAACGTTTGTTCTGGTGAGTTACAGAGAGAGCCTAGTTTTAGTTAATGGATGGAGGAATGTGCTTGAGCAACAATACACTTGA
- the LOC118348708 gene encoding putative F-box/kelch-repeat protein At1g12870 isoform X2, which produces MLSRHLPEDMVTEILSTLPVKSLMRFKSVSKAWYALIRNPHFITKHHTSAISDHNRNHCRRVILERYRAIDTPRFSMHSNDTLEFSGDIHLIPQLFSEDITPVLFIGSCNGIVCAVGISAERFHFGPDPDRAWEIGLWNPATRESKRLPFVPRPPDFVPFPPDFRVPSYDFGFGIDLNTNDFKVVKITCFYSPRHYQVEDLLLTLPLSMTL; this is translated from the exons ATGTTGAGCCGCCATCTCCCAGAGGACATGGTGACTGAAATTTTGTCGACGCTGCCGGTAAAATCGTTGATGCGATTTAAATCTGTGAGTAAAGCCTGGTATGCTCTCATCAGAAAccctcatttcatcacaaagcACCACACTTCCGCCATTTCTGATCACAATCGCAATCACTGCCGTCGAGTCATCCTTGAGCGTTACCGAGCAATAGATACCCCACGTTTCTCCATGCACTCTAACGACACCCTGGAGTTTTCCGGCGACATACATCTCATCCCACAATTGTTCTCAGAAGATATTACCCCAGTACTTTTCATCGGTTCCTGTAATGGAATAGtttgtgctgttggtatttctGCAGAGCGTTTTCATTTTGGTCCTGATCCAGACCGGGCTTGGGAGATAGGGCTTTGGAATCCTGCAACCAGAGAATCTAAGAGGCTTCCGTTTGTCCCTCGCCCGCCTGATTTTGTCCCTTTCCCCCCTGATTTTCGCGTCCCGAGTTACGATTTTGGCTTTGGTATTGATCTCAACACCAATGACTTCAAGGTGGTTAAAATCACGTGCTTCTATTCTCCGCGGCATTACCAAGTTGAG GATCTCCTGCTGACATTGCCATTATCAATGACTCTGTAG